The Besnoitia besnoiti strain Bb-Ger1 chromosome IV, whole genome shotgun sequence genome contains a region encoding:
- a CDS encoding hypothetical protein (encoded by transcript BESB_055680), protein MTNHILEGREYRHQETCPNRPYDDEDESDALSGDTDSEDEEDDDKREARKGFECCSDRRCTTWFDLRSWFGLLSSDLPNPDFKACFTDVAHGGIGLFEKLVVLGGKTLNTFAEIHFFEQFASVSRPYLPRELAEVAGADAPRLLWSQKRVERVTAHQALYAFGKSYLSTAQALPTRQAVSKYVKSCIGYSCQSSDTENLYKWMPVLVEHIFWVQRVRTEADTHANELLQDLQEYLGYRHDHLLPRIRECLRNRQPTQRSDTPTGKELIRLYAADYFAVLARESGVEKKNQAVWTDEELDMFMEGPAIPLFAVLGMSLQPFLMRTDSNDLPTTEVFVATFYSLVAACWVLSTESRVKVWMPALIQRLRQVQLLVQLASFEGNVYTRAMRRRRMATQPVELSQFAAANNGASDLFRLWNVDPSRPPAGNLGAGPQSPRLLQLGGPAEAASPGFALPGLSFLFGRNKKQEGAEGGNEARAARNNDDTALLPPGDRTLMLTDFSQPPGAVHSPTLTLRPFARVVPPQPRRARSKPPAGSAPAGCCLFPYGNPSPYALPPPPGESSCCCAVPPSASVAQHSAFTSGILEGPPLRRLPARAHNSTFLEGGPAEEYRRHCRPSTGDEPRLRQPLRRHGKKKGTTVTISLDDEEGAPEGGLSRRGSSCPTSPRSSPSPGRRLRSRGDEEPSGADSADVRAILVGKNMKPVCLNIKKGGADEQPSVFLTELGEEDKQQIGLEKADGRTRDGGGDDAALIRTQQMQLELQQLQLQQLQLQQELQNEALFSRRPPPLFPSGPSALVTRQREATPPAGVSLQLQVPPEVVDETRKLCGSAPSGGVSAATSSELPSCTLLVTPQPPPAGKSSGAEGPLLSGCQLYSQAAPQVTSAFCFPQPPMPPADTVKSSAFKPVDILAYTMPRPAPAPVRHDAPARGYGRASAPGRDPRTCASAPVCASPSAMQIPNLLLEARERGGARVAETGESRSRCWPAAACFSGPAEAENEGAASGLWCPGAEAGRTEDEGLPPGFVVAPAAVQAHGRGGPVFYRQRTQKL, encoded by the exons ATGACGAATCACATCCTGGAGGGCCGGGAGTACCGCCACCAGGAGACCTGCCCCAATCGTCCATACGACGATGAGGATGAGTCCGATGCTCTCTCTGGAGACActgacagcgaagacgaggaagacgatgaCAAACGCGAAGCCCGAAAAGGCTTCGAATGCTGCTCTGACAGGCGCTGCACCACGTGGTTCGACCTGAGGAGCTGGTTTGGCCTCCTGTCATCCGACCTGCCCAACCCGGACTTCAAAGCTTGCTTCACCGATGTCGCTCACGGAGGCATCGG GCTGTTTGAGAAGCTGGTCGTGCTCGGCGGGAAGACGCTGAATACCTTTGCAGAGATCCACTTTTTCGAGCAGTTTGCGTCTGTCTCGCGGCCGTATCTGCCCCGCGAGCTTGCAGAggtggcgggcgccgacgcgccgcgtctgctaTGGTCCCAGAAGCGCGTGGAGCGTGTGACGGCGCACCAAGCGCTGTATGCCTTTGGGAAGAGCTACCTCTcgactgcgcaggcgctgcccaCGCGCCAGGCGGTCTCCAAGTACGTGAAGTCCTGCATCGGCTACTCCTGCCAGAGCTCAGACACCGAAAACCTCTACAAATGGATGCCCGTCCTCGTCGAACACATCTTCTGGGTGCAAAG AGTCCGGACGgaggcagacacgcacgcCAACGAGCTGCTGCAAGATCTTCAGGAGTACCTCGGATACAGAC ATGATCACCTGCTGCCGAGGATCAGAGAGTGCCTGAGGAACCGCCAACCTACACAGCGCTCTGATACGCCGACTGGGAAAGAGCTCATTCGCCTTTATGCGGCAGACTACTTCGCCGTGCTGGCTCGG GAGAGCGGAGTTGAGAAGAAAAACCAAGCTGTATGGACAGACGAAGAACTGGACATGTTCATGGAAGGCCCCGCAATTCCCCTTTTCGCGGTCCTCGGCATGTCGCTGCAGCCCTTCTTGATGAGGACAGACTCGAACGACTTGCCCACCACGGAGGTCTTTGTCGCCACGTTCTA ctccctggtcgccgcctgctgggTGCTTTCCACCGAGAGCCGTGTCAAGGTCTGGATGCCAGCGCTCATCCAACGTCTTCGCCAA GTTCAGCTTCTGGTCCAGCTCGCTTCCTTCGAAGGCAACGTCTACACACGCGCTatgcgacggcggcggatgGCCACGCAGCCCGTGGAGCTTTCGCAGTTCGCCGCTGCGAACAACGGCGCCTCGGATCTCTTCAGACTGTGGAACGTGGACCCCAGCAGACCGCCTGCGGGAAACCTAG gcgcaggccctCAGAGTCCCCGTCTGCTCCAGCTGGGGGGGCcggcggaagccgcgagTCCAGGCTTCGCCCTGCCGGggctttcttttctctttggAAGGAACAAAAagcaggaaggcgccgagggcggaaacgaggcgcgcgccgcgcgaaacAACGACGACACGGCGCTTTTGCCGCCAGGCGACCGAACGCTGATGCTGACGGACTTTTCGCAGCCGCCCGGCGCGGTCCATTCCCCGACGCTCACGCTCCGCCccttcgcccgcgtcgtcccTCCGCaacctcggcgcgcgcgctccaaACCGCCGG CGGGttccgcgccggcaggctgCTGTCTGTTCCCTTATGGGAACCCGTCCCCCTACGCCCTGCCCCCGCCTCCTGGCGAgtccagctgctgctgcgcggtgCCCCCCTCGGCCTCTGTAGCCCAGCATTCTGCGTTCACCTCAGGGATCCTGGAGGGACCGCCGCTCCGGCGcttgcctgcgcgcgcgcacaATTCGACCTTCCTGGAGGGAGGACCTGCGGAAGAGTATCGGAGACACTGCAGGCCTTCGACGG GGGATGAACCCCGTTTGcgacagccgctgcggcggcatgGCAAGAAGAAGGGCACGACTGTGACGATTAGCCTAGATGACGAAGAAGGTGCGCCGGAAGGAGGGCTTTCGAGACGCGGGTCTTCCTGTCCCACTTCCCCGAGatcgtctccgtcgccggggcggcggctgcggagtcgcggcgacgaagagccgTCGGGGGCGGACTCGGCAGACGTCCGCGCGATTCTAGTGGGGAAGAACATGAAGCCCGTGTGCCTCAACATAAagaaaggcggcgcggaTGAGCAGCCGTCGGTGTTCCTGACCGAGCTCGGGGAGGAAGATAAACAGCAGATCGGCTTGGAAAAGGCCGACGGCCGCACGCGAGAcgggggaggcgacgacgcagcccTGATCCGCACTCAGCAGATGCAGttggagctgcagcagctccaactccagcagctgcagctgcagcaggagctCCAGAACGAGGCGCTTTTcagcaggcgcccgccgcctctcttccCCAGCGGCCCGTCCGCCCTAGTGACCCgtcagcgcgaggcgactccccccgcgggcgtctcgctgcagctgcaggtaCCCCCGGAAGTGGTCGATGAAACCAGAAAGctctgcggctcggcgcCGAGTGGCGGCGTCTCAGCCGCAACCTCCTCGGAGTTGCCTTCCTGCACACTGCTTGTGACTCCGCAGCCCCCCCCGGCTGGGAAGTCCTCTGGAGCCGAAGGGCCTCTGCTGTCCGGGTGTCAGCTGTATAGCCAGGCGGCACCCCAAGTCACCTCTGCGTTCTGTTTTCCACAGCCGCCCATGCCGCCCGCCGACACAGTCAAGTCTTCGGCCTTCAAACCCGTTGACATTCTCGCCTACACGATGCCCAGGCCCGCCCCTGCGCCGGTGAGGCACGACGCCCCCGCGCGGGGCTacgggcgcgcctccgccccgggGCGTGACCCGCGgacctgcgcgagcgcgccggtctgcgcctcgccctccgcgatGCAGATTCCGAACCTGCTGCTAGAGgccagagagcgaggcggcgcgcgggttGCGGAGACCGGCGAGTCGCGCTCCAGATGCTggccggcggcagcctgcTTCTCGGGCCCAGCCGAAGCCGAGAATGAAGGGGCCGCCAGCGGCTTATGGTGCCCTGGGGCGGAAGCAGGACGCACCGAGGACGAA GGGCTTCCCCCCGGCTTCGTggtggcgccggcggccgtcCAAGCTCACGGTCGCGGCGGACCGGTCTTCTACCGCCAGCGCACACAGAAGCTGTga